The nucleotide sequence CTGCTCAGCTTGTGTGTGAAGAGCAACTCCATGCCCTAACACCGATTACCGGAAGTGCCCCAGCCTTTGTTTATCAAGTAGCAGAAGCGTTAGGGAAAGTCGCAATGACAAAAGGAATAGAGGAAGACGTCGCCCGAAAACTTGTTTCTCAAATGATTTTGGGATCGGCACAAATGCTTTCTTCGGGTCAAACGCCCAAGGATTTGATGGATCAAGTCGCTACACCAGGTGGATCAACTGCTGCTGGTTTAAAGGTATTACAAGTGGAAGGAATTGAAGACATGTTTGAAAAGGCTATAGAAGCGTGTTTGGATAAAAATAAACAGGTCTATTAAAAAACTCGGGGATATCCCCGAGTTTTTTGCTAAGATTGATCATCTGGCTTATGGGTTTCGGTAGGCACATTCGGTGCTGCTACTTGTGCTAGGTTTGAATTAATTTTCGATTCGCTTTTCGCTGCAACGTTATCTAACATCCCTTTTAAGTCAACCCCAGATACATCCTTTAATGTTTCCGGTAATTGGCTCATTAGCTTCGTTACATAGCTGCTCATTCTTGTCGCGCCATCCCCTTCGCCGTTTCCGTGATCTACTACCGTCACTTTATCAATCGAGCGAACAGGATCGGCAATTCTACCGGCAAAATCAGGAAGCATGTTGATAATCATTTCTAAAATTGCTGCTTCGCCATACTTTTCCATCGCCTCGGCGATTTTCTCTTTGGCTTCCGCTTCGGCAAGACCTTTCATTCGAATAGCCTCTGCTTCTGCTTCCCCGTCTAAGCGGATTTCTTCCGCCTCCGCTTCGGCATTTTTCACGCGAGCGACTTTATCGGCTTCTGCCTTTTGTTCTGCCGCATAACGTTCAGCCTCTGCTTTTTTGGAAATTTCTGCTTCGTACTGGCGCTGTTTACGTTCTACCTCACGAGAATCGATTTCAATTTGTTTGTTTTTTTCGACGAGTTGAATGTGCATTTCCTCTTGTTTGACTTGCTGTTGTGCTTTGGCTTCTTGAAGCTTATATGCCATGTCCGCTTCTGCTTTTGCCGTATCTTGATCACGTTTATAGGAAGCTACCTTCAACTCTTTTTCTTTCGTTGCTTCCGCAATATGTGTTTCACTTAATAATTCCGCACTCTTACCTTCGCGTTCTGCTTGGGCTTTTTGAATCCGGGCATCACGAATAGCGTTGGCTTCTGCGATTTGAGCGTCACGCTTTACCTCTGCAATACGTGGCTTCCCTAATGCTTCTAAGTATCCATTTTCATCTTGGACATCTTTGATTGTGAAGGAAACGATTTGTAGCCCCATTTTCTTTAAATCAACTGCGGCTTGTGTTTGAACCTCTTGAGCAAAGCGCTCTCGATTTTTATAGATTTCTTCGACCGTCATTGTCCCAAGGATGGCTCTTAGATGCCCTTCTAATACTTCTTGAGCTTCTTTTCTTAGCTCGGAATTATCTTTTCCTAGGAATTGCTCCCCAGCTGTTGCAATGCCTTCGGTTGTGCTTTGAACCTTAATAATAGCCGTTCCATCTGCCATAACCGGTACGCCATTTTCCGTGTAAACGTTCGGTGTGGAAATATCTAAGCTATGAGAGCGAAGGCTTAACTTTTCAGACTGCTGGAAGACAGGAACAACAAATGTACCGCCACCACGTACAATTTTAATCCCACTTCCGTCTTCGGATCGATGTACATTTTTATTACCTAAGAAGCTTCCTGTTACAATCATTGCGTCATCTGCACCAACGGTTTTATAACGAACCGCAAATAAAATAGCAAACGCAAGAAGAACGCCAACTACAGCACCAATTACAATAAGAAAATCCATCCAATTCCCCCTAGTTAAAATCTTTTAATTCGGAAACATACATAATTTGATCTTTTACTTCGATGACGACAATGTTCGTCCCTTGTGGGATGTCTGTTTCATCAAAGCTTTTGGCTGTTTCACTTCTGCTACCATTTGGTAGCTGTATAAACACTTCACCCATCCCTTGAGCAGGTATGGAAGTTATGACCTCTCCCATTTTTCCTTGTAAGTCATAAACGGAAATAGCATTAGAAGATTCAGCTTGAGACATTGGAATGATTAAGAAATAATACAGAAGAAAATAAGCGCAAATTCCAATGAAAGCACTGATGATAAGTACGAGGAGAGTACTCGCTTCGGTGTACTTGGTCAGCAAGACACCAGAACCAGCAATCACAGAGAGAGTTCCAAATAATAGGAGAGGATTAAAGAGTTCTCCTAACCCATCTAACAATCCGTCTAACAGGTTACCTAAAAATAAAAAGATGATAGCGATAGCTAAGCTACCCCATAACAACCACCAATAGATTTGTAGTGCATCAATAAATATCACCTCCAAGTTTAGTTACTAGTATCACAATATGTATTACGAATGAGAAACATTAAAGGTTCCATATAATTGGAAAATTAAGCGCAAAAAAAGAGAGACTAAAAGCCTCTCATCTGTCTTCCTTTACACGCCTGTCCAGCTGGATTCCATCTCAATACCAGCGGCATCGAAGGTTGCATACACCGGACAACGTTGATTGGTTTCTTTTTGTAATTGGGCTATTCTTTCCTCAGGCTCACTCGTTTTGACCTTTGCATCGAGTGTAACCTTAGAGAAATACGGTTGAACATCTGCTTTTCCTGCCAAACCTCTCGGGTCATAGTTTGCTTTAATATCGAAATGGATAGATTGTAGGTCGAAATCCATTTCATTTGCCACTAGGTTAGCGACGGCATTTTCACAGCCTGCAAGAGAGGTTAATAATACTTTCAGTGGATCTGGTCCAGCGTCATGACCCCCTTCAGAATATGGTTCATCAATGACTACTGTGTGGTCTCCCGTATGCATAATCGTTTGAAATCCAACGGTGCTTCCATGTACATGTATTTCTTTGTTATCAAGCATTCCGTGTCTCCTTTCCATAATTTCATCTTATGTTTTTCTATTTCCCAGCAGTTTATCCATTATAATTTCACGTTAGAGTGAAAAGTTATATCGATTATATAGTAGTATTTATGAGTATTTTATAGTTATTAAAAGTTAAATTGATTTAATTAAAATATTTGTGGAAATATGGGCTTAAATCGAATATAATGGCTTAGAAATGCAATTATTAAATTACTTCTAGGAGGAGTATTTTTTGAAAAAGTTCGTATCTTTTTTAGTGGTTGGTTTATTTTTAGTACAGGTCATGTTACCGACAATTGCAAAGGCGGCACCAAATGAAACAGAATTAAACGAGTATTTAACAACTTTGGGTTGGACGAAAACACAACTAGAAACGTACCTTCTGGATGAATATGATTCAACGTTAGCTGATTTTAGTACAATGGAAGAATTGGAGTTATTTTTAGGAGAGATCGTTACACCAGAAACATTACAAGCATTACTAGCTGATTATGGATTAACAGAGGTTGAATTCAATCAAGTACTAGCAGACAATGGATTAACGATTAACGATTTCAAATTTATTGATGATGTAGATTGGTTCTTAATGGAACAAGGGTATGTGAGTGGATCGTACGAAGAACTGCTGACGGTTATCAGTGATCTATTTGGATTATCGGACACAGAAATTGAGAAATTAACTGCACATTTAGATAGTATTGCTGTGGATGCGGATTTTGAAAAGAAACTAATGGAGATTTCTGCGCAATTAGAAAGTATGTCATCCTTTGAATCAGCATCTGATTTAACAGAACAGCAAAAGCAAGACTTCGTGAATGCGTGGAATGAATTATTAAGCTTGTTTGAAGTCCAAGCTAATTATTATTTAGATAAAGATGGTGTGACCACACCTGTTACAATGGCACAATTGGTGGAAATGGACGACACAGATGGAGCGTCCTTAGTGATTGAAATTTTCGACTTAGATGGGAACTTCCTTGCAGATCTCGTTT is from Radiobacillus kanasensis and encodes:
- a CDS encoding flotillin family protein → MDFLIVIGAVVGVLLAFAILFAVRYKTVGADDAMIVTGSFLGNKNVHRSEDGSGIKIVRGGGTFVVPVFQQSEKLSLRSHSLDISTPNVYTENGVPVMADGTAIIKVQSTTEGIATAGEQFLGKDNSELRKEAQEVLEGHLRAILGTMTVEEIYKNRERFAQEVQTQAAVDLKKMGLQIVSFTIKDVQDENGYLEALGKPRIAEVKRDAQIAEANAIRDARIQKAQAEREGKSAELLSETHIAEATKEKELKVASYKRDQDTAKAEADMAYKLQEAKAQQQVKQEEMHIQLVEKNKQIEIDSREVERKQRQYEAEISKKAEAERYAAEQKAEADKVARVKNAEAEAEEIRLDGEAEAEAIRMKGLAEAEAKEKIAEAMEKYGEAAILEMIINMLPDFAGRIADPVRSIDKVTVVDHGNGEGDGATRMSSYVTKLMSQLPETLKDVSGVDLKGMLDNVAAKSESKINSNLAQVAAPNVPTETHKPDDQS
- a CDS encoding protease, producing MEVIFIDALQIYWWLLWGSLAIAIIFLFLGNLLDGLLDGLGELFNPLLLFGTLSVIAGSGVLLTKYTEASTLLVLIISAFIGICAYFLLYYFLIIPMSQAESSNAISVYDLQGKMGEVITSIPAQGMGEVFIQLPNGSRSETAKSFDETDIPQGTNIVVIEVKDQIMYVSELKDFN
- a CDS encoding OsmC family protein; its protein translation is MLDNKEIHVHGSTVGFQTIMHTGDHTVVIDEPYSEGGHDAGPDPLKVLLTSLAGCENAVANLVANEMDFDLQSIHFDIKANYDPRGLAGKADVQPYFSKVTLDAKVKTSEPEERIAQLQKETNQRCPVYATFDAAGIEMESSWTGV
- a CDS encoding processed acidic surface protein, producing the protein MKKFVSFLVVGLFLVQVMLPTIAKAAPNETELNEYLTTLGWTKTQLETYLLDEYDSTLADFSTMEELELFLGEIVTPETLQALLADYGLTEVEFNQVLADNGLTINDFKFIDDVDWFLMEQGYVSGSYEELLTVISDLFGLSDTEIEKLTAHLDSIAVDADFEKKLMEISAQLESMSSFESASDLTEQQKQDFVNAWNELLSLFEVQANYYLDKDGVTTPVTMAQLVEMDDTDGASLVIEIFDLDGNFLADLVLTADMFGSDLIEEVTSAPSTPVTKTEDGGKLPNTATSNANWILFGLVLVGAGLFVSRKRVMSDK